CTGAGGTCTTGAAAAAGGCACCCAACCCCGCTACAGCGCAGCTTTGCAGCCCGCGCGAGCCGGTGGAGTGCCCGCCAGACGCAGCAGGACCGGACGGGATTACGCTCCCCTAAGCGCCATTCACGCCCGGCAAGATTATCCCTTTGGGCCAAGCCCTAACTAAAACAGGATTACTCATGTCCTTTGCTTCCCTCGGTCTCTCCGAGGCTTTAGTCCGCGCCATCGAGGCAGCGGGCTATACCGAGCCTACTCCGGTGCAACAGCGGGCCATTCCCGCCGTGTTGCAAGGTCGCGACCTGATGGTTGCGGCGCAGACAGGTACCGGTAAAACCGGTGGTTTCGCCCTCCCGATTCTGGAGCGGTTGTTCCCCAACGGTCACCCGGACAAATCCCAGCGTCACGGCCCGCGCCAACCGCGCGTACTGGTCCTGACCCCCACCCGCGAACTCGCAGCCCAAGTGCACGACAGCTTCAAGCTGTATGCCCGCGACCTGAAGTTCGTCAGCGCCTGCATCTTCGGCGGCGTCGGCATGAACCCTCAGGTTCAGGCCATGTCCCGCGGTGTTGACGTGCTGGTGGCGTGTCCGGGTCGTTTGCTCGACCTGTGCGGCCAAGGCAGCGTCGATCTGTCCCACGTGGAAATCCTCGTGCTGGACGAAGCCGACCGCATGCTCGACATGGGCTTTGTCCATGACGTGAAAAAAGTCCTCGCCCGCCTGCCGGCCAAACGTCAGAACCTGCTGTTCTCGGCCACGTTCTCCCAGGACATCACTGCCCTGGCCGGCAAGCTGCTGCACAACCCTGAGCGCATCGAAGTCACGCCGCCCAACACCACGGTCGAGCGTATCGAGCAGCGCGTATTCCGCCTGCCCGCCAGCCATAAGCGCTCGCTGCTGGCGCACCTGATCACCCACGGTGCCTGGGAACAGGTGCTGGTGTTCACCCGCACCAAGCACGGTGCCAACCGCCTGGCAGAGTACCTGGACAAGCACGGCCTCACCGCCGTCGCCATCCACGGTAACAAGAGCCAGAACGCGCGCACCAAAGCCCTGGCCGACTTCAAGGCCGGCACTGTGCGCATTCTGGTCGCCACCGATATCGCCGCACGCGGCCTGGATATCGACCAATTGCCGCACGTGGTCAACTTCGAGCTGCCGAACGTCGACGAAGACTATGTGCACCGTATCGGCCGTACCGGCCGTGCCGGTCGTTCAGGCGAGGCCATTTCCCTGGTCGCACCGGACGAAGAAAAACTGCTGAAAAGCATCGAGCGCATGACCAAGCAGAAAATCGCCGACGGCGACCTGATGGGCTTCGATGCCAGCACCGTGGAGGCCGAGAAGCCTGAGGCGCGCGAGCGCCCGGACGTACGCAACCCACGCAACCCACGCGGTCCGAAGGGCGATGGCCCGAACGGCGGCGGTGGTCGTCGCGACAAGGGTAAGGACAAGGGCAAGGAAAAATCCGCCACCAGCAGCCGTGGCGAACGCCCGGCCCGTGAGCAGAAGCCCCGTGAAGGCACCCCGGCCCGCGAACAGCGCCAGCCGAGCCAGCCGCCACGCGCCGCTGCCGATCGCGCTCCGGACGAATTCCTCGACGACGATGTGGATAACTTCGGTAACCGCGTCGACTACGTGCCCCAGGCCAAGCCGGCCCAGGGCCGTGGCCGTCGTCCGGGCGCCCCTGCACAGGGCACTGGCGCCGGTGCCCCACGTGGCGGCCAGCCACAGGGCGCACGTCAGAACGGCCCGCGCAACAGCAGCGGCGGCACCACGGGTACGCCGCCAGCCAAGCGCAACGGCCCACGCAGTGGTGCACCGCGTGACGGTCAGGCCCGTCGCGAGGACTCGCGCAGCAACAACCGCCGCCCGGCCCGTGACGAGCAGCCACGTTCGTCCGAGCCAGCGGTGCAAAACCCGCGCGGTGGCCCGGCGCCGAAGATCATCCACAAGGAGTCGAAAGCGGATCGCTTCCCGACACCCGAGCAGTTGGATCAACTGCCTGGCCGTCCTCGTGGCGAGAAGCCAGCGCTGCTGACCCGCAACCGCTGAGGTTCAAGGCGTCATAAAAAATGCCCCGTATCTTTGGATACGGGGCATTTTTTTGGCTCGTTCAGAGCAAATGTGGGAGGGGGCTTGCTCCCGATAGCAATGGATCAGCCAGCACATGCAGTGGCTGACACACCGCTATCGGGAGCAAGCCCCCTCCCACAAAGGTCCGCGTTGTCAGGCGGACATTACTTCTGCTTCACGCCTTCCAGCGAAATATCCAGGTCCACGGTCTGCGAAGTCGGGCCTGGGCCTTTCACGCCGAAATCGTTCAGGTCGATCGTGGTCTTGGCGTTGAAGCCAGCACGTTCGCCGCCCCATGGATCCTTGCCCTCACCGTTGAAGGTGGCCTTGAAGGTCACAGGCTTGGTCACACCGTGGAATGTCAGGTCGCCGGTCACGTCAGCGGTTTTGTCGCCGGTGGATTTAACCGCGGTGGACACGAACTTGGCGTCGGCAAACTTGGCCACGTCGAGGAAGTCTTTGCTGGCGATGTGCTTGTCACGTTCAGCGTGGTTGGACCACAGGCTGGCGGTTTTCACGTCGACTGCGATTTTGCTGGCTTCCGGCTTAGCCGAATCCCAGCTGAAGGTGCCATCCCAATCCTTGAAGGTACCGTGGATGTAGCTGTAGCCCAGGTGGCTGATTTTCCAATCGATAAAGGCGTGCTGGCCTTCTTTGTCGATCTTGTAGTCAGCGGCCATCGCCGAACCTGCGGACAGCAGGGCCGAACCGATTGCCAGAGCAGCGAGAGTCTTTTTCAACATACTTTCTTTTCCTTGTGAGTCGAGGTTGAACATCAGGCTTTGCGACCCAGCATGCGTGTCAGGGTCACATCACGATCGATAAAGTGGTGTTTCAGTGCCGCCACGCCGTGCAGGCCGGCGAATACAACCAACACCCAGGCCAGATACAAATGAATCCAGCCCGCGGTGTCTGCCTGGTCCGGTAGACCGGAAACCAGGGCAGGTATTTCAAACAAGCCAAACACCGGGATACCGACACCGTCTGCGGTGGAAATCAGGTAGCCGGCAATCATCACGGCGAACAGCCCGAGATACAGGAACACATGACCAAACTTGGCACCGATGCGGGTCAACCGGCTGTAGCTGGCCAACGGCGCAGGCGGCGGGCTGATCAGACGCCAGACAATACGCACCAGCATGACAGCGAACAGCGTGATGCCGATACTCTTGTGCAGGTCCGGCGCGTCTTTGCGCCAGGCGCTGTAGTAATCGAGGCCGACCATCCACAGTCCCAGGGCAAACAATCCAAATACCACCAGGGCCACGCCCCAGTGCAAAACCATGCTGACCCAGCCATAGCGGGCCGGTGAATTGCGTAGCTGCATGTACTTAATCCCGTAAGAACTGTGCCAAGACTAGCGTTTTACCTATCGAATTAAAGCGGAAAAATTCGCTTTCAAATATCGAGAAATGTGATGAAGAGGCTATGCATCATAAATTAACAAGGGATTAAGACTATTCCCAAGAAACGTGACAGACCGTCCTGCATTTACCGCGAATTTCCCCACAATGGCTTGTGACCCGCGCCACCATTGCATAGGCTTGCGCGATTGTTTCGCCCGCGCAGGCTGCGGGACCGCTTCGAGGAAATCACCGATGGGCTTGAATAACCAGTGGATGCAGCGCGACCTCGCGGTGGTGTGGCATCCCTGCACACAGATGAAAGACCACCAGCAGCTGCCTCTTGTGCCCATCAAGCGCGGGGAAGGCGTATGGCTGGAAGACTTCGAAGGCAAGCGCTACCTCGATGCCGTCAGCTCCTGGTGGGTCAACGTGTTCGGCCACGCCAACCCGCGCATCAACCAGCGCATCAAGGATCAGGTCGACCAACTGGAGCACGTGATCCTCGCAGGTTTCAGCCATCAGCCGGTGATCGAGCTGTCCGAGCGCCTGGTCGCCATGACCCCCGAAGGCCTGACTCGCTGCTTCTATGCCGATAACGGCTCATCGTGCATCGAAGTCGCGTTGAAGATGAGCTTCCACTACTGGCTCAACCGTGGCCTGCCGGACAAGAAGCGCTTCGTCACCCTGACCAACAGCTACCACGGCGAAACCATCGCGGCGATGTCGGTGGGCGACGTGCCGCTGTTTACCGAGACCTACAAGGCGTTGCTGCTCGACACCCTCAAAGTGCCGAGCCCTGACTGCTACCTGCGCCCCGAGGGCGTGAGCTGGGAAGAACATTCACGCACGATGTTTCTGGCCATGGAGCAAACCCTGGCCGAGCACCATGACAGCGTCGCCGCCGTCATCGTCGAGCCGCTGATCCAGGGCGCCGGCGGCATGCGCATGTATCACCCGGTGTACCTCAAGCTGCTGCGCGAAGCCTGCGACCGCTATGGCGTGCACCTGATCCACGACGAAATCGCCGTGGGTTTTGGTCGCACGGGCAGCATGTTCGCCTGTGAACAGGCCGGCATCCGACCGGACTTCCTGTGCCTGTCCAAAGCCCTGACCGGCGGCTACCTGCCGCTGGCCGCCGTGGTCACCACCGACGACGTCTACAACGCCTTCTACGACGACTACCCGACCCTGCGTGCCTTCCTTCACTCCCACAGCTACACCGGCAACCCGCTGGCGTGTGCGGCGGCCCTGGCCACCCTGGATATTTTCGAAGAAGACAACGTCATCGAAAACAACAAGGCGCTGGCCCAGCGCATGGCCAGCGCCACGGCGCACCTGGTGGACCACCCGCACGTCTCTGAAGTGCGCCAGACCGGCATGGTGCTGGCCATCGAAATGGTGCAGGACAAAGCCACCAAGGCCCCCTACCCCTGGCAGGAACGCCGTGGCCTTAAGGTATTCGAGCATGCCCTGGAGCGCGGCGCGCTGTTGCGGCCGCTGGGCAGCGTGGTGTACTTCCTGCCGCCGTATGTGATCACGCCGGAGCAGATCGATTTTCTCGCCGAGGTCGCGAGTGAAGGCATCGATATCGCCACCAACAGCAAGGTCAGCGTTGCAGTGCCGAAGGACTTTCACCCAGGCTTTCGCGACCCGGGATAGTGTCCTGAAACCCTGTAGGAGCGAGCTTGCTCGCGAAGGTATTCCAGGCACATCGCGGCGTCGGCTATACGTTTTTCGCGAGCAAGCTCGCCCCTACAGAAAGACAGAAAATGTGTATGCATAACTTTTCCAGAGAAACGCAATGAGACTGTCCCGCTTTTTTACCGACACCCCACTGAGCCTCGGCGACCACGAGCTGCCTGAAGCCCAGGCGCATTACATCAGCCGTGTGTTGCGCATGGTCGAAGGCGACGCCGTGCAACTGTTCGACGGCTCGGGCCAGGAGTTTCTGGGGCAGTTGCTGGAAGTCGGCAAAAAACGCGTCACCGTGCAACTGACCGAAAGCTTCAAGGGCCAGACTGAATCGCCGCTGCATATTCATCTCGGCCAGGGCCTGTCGCGGGGCGAGCGCATGGACTGGGCGATCCAGAAAGCCACCGAACTGGGGGTCAACGCCATCACGCCGATTTTCAGCGAGCGCTGTGAAGTGCGCCTCAAAGACGAACGCGCCGACAAACGCCTGCTGCACTGGCGCCAGGTGGCGATCAGCGCGTGCGAGCAATGCGGGCGGTCGACGGTACCGGTGATTCACCCGCCGCTGTTGTTGGCCGATTGGCTCAAGCAAGCCGAGGCCGACTTGAAGCTGGTGTTGCACCCGGTGGCCGAGCCGATGGTCAGCCATGCCAGGCCTGCCAGCCTGGCGTTTTTGATCGGGCCGGAGGGTGGGCTGACCGACGGCGAAGTCGCAACCGCCCAGGCCGCCGGCTTCCATGCCGCCCGCCTCGGCCCGCGGGTATTGCGCACCGAGACGGCACCAGTGGTGGCGCTGGCCGTCGCACAGCAACTCTGGGGTGACTTCTAACCCCCCCGTTCAAACTCAATCCAAACTGTGGGAGGGGGCTTGCCCCCGATAGCGGTGTGTCAGCTGGCGAATGTACCAACTGATGCACAGCCATCGGGGGCAAGCCCCCTCCCACATTTGGATTGGGTTGCTCTCGCCTACTCCACGGGGTCGCTGACAGGGTTGGCAATGATCGCCTTCAATTCGCTGGTCATCGGGAACTCCAGGTTCAACCCCTTGGGCGGAATCGGCTGTTCAAACCAGCGCTGGTAAATCCCATTGATCTCTCCACTGCGGTACAGCTCTGCGAGTGTCTCGTTGACCACTGCCAGAAACTGCGGGTCGTCCTTGCGTACCATGCAGCTGTAGATTTCCCGCGATTGCTCCTGCCCCACCACCACCCAGTTATGTGGGTCTTTTGCCTTGGCCCGCTCACCGTAGAGCAGCGCGTCATCCATATAGAAGGCCGCCGCGCGGCCAGTTTCGAGCATCTTGAAGGCTTCGCCATGGTCCTTGGCGCTGATCACGAACATATCGGCCTTGTGCTCGGCGTTGTAGCGCTTGAGAAAGCGCTCGTTGGTGGTGCCGGCGGTGGTCACCACGTTCTTGCCCTTGAGGTCGTCAAAGCCTTGGATCCCGCTGTCCCTGGCGGTCAGCAATTGGCCCTTCACGTAGATAAACCCGTAGGAAAACGCCACCTGCTGTTGCCGCTCAGCCGTCACGCCGGTAGAGCCGCACTCCAGGTCCACCGTGCCGTTCTGCACCAGGGGGATTCGGGTTTGAGAGGTCACCAGGTTGTAGTTCACCTTGAGGTCCGCCACGCCGGTTTTCTCCTGGATACGCGCCACGATCCTGTTCGCCAGGTCCACCGAATAGCCCATGGGTTTGCCACTGCTGTCGGCCACATAGGAAAACGGCACCGACGCATCGCGATAGCCCAGGGTGATGGACCTGGTGCTGGCGATCTTGCCCAGGGTGCCGTCCTGCGGCACTTGCGTTGCCTGCGCCTGTGCGCCGAACAGAAGGCCCAGGGTGCAGCCGGTCAACAGGATTGTTTTCATTGTTATTCTCCGTTGGTTTCGGGTGGTCGAGATTCAAGCGGCGCGGGGCGTCAGGCCCTGCAGGTCGATGGAGGGCGTGCGCTGGTCGATCAGCTCGGCCAGCAGTTGGCCGCTGCCGCACGCCAGCGTAAATCCCAGGGCGCCGTGGCCGAGGTTAAGCCACAGGTTGCGGTAGCGGCTGGCGCCAATCAGCGGTACGCCGGTCGGCGTGGCCGGGCGCATGCCGGCCCATTCCACCGCGTGGGCGTAGTCGCCAGCCAGGGGAAATGTCTCCAGGGCCTGGCGCTTGATCAAGGCCAGGCGCTTGGGCTCAAGGCCGGCGTCGAAGCCGACGATATCCACCATGGCCGCAACCCGCAGTTGCTCGCCGATACGGGCGTAGACGATCTTGCGGTCATAGTCGGTAATGCTCAAGTTCGGCGCCCGGTGCTCGGCGCCAATCGGCACGCTCAGGCTGTAACCCTTGAGTGGATACAGCGGCAGTGCCAGCCCTGGCAAGCCCAACGCGGCGCTGCGGTGCCCGGCTGCCAGCACCACGTGTGCCACCGACATCACCTCATGCCCCAGCTCGATGGCCTGTACGGCACCGTCGACATGGCGCAGCCCGGTGACCTTGCGCCCCAGCATGAACCTACAGCGCCCCGACGCCTCAAGCCGGGCCGCCAGCCGCTGGCAGAAGGCATGACAATCAGCGACTTCCTCGTTCGGCGTGTAGATACCGCCGACAAAATCCGCCGCCGCCAATGTCGGCTCCAGCAGCGCGCAATCGCGCGTCGACAACACCTGCTGCTGCAGCACATCGGTGACCTTGCTGCGCGCCTGCTCGAAGGTGGCGGCATTACGGAAGGTCACCAGCTTGCCATTTCGGCGCCAATCGAACCCCTCCAGGCGGTCATCCTCGCGCCATTGCTGCAACGTGGCCTGACTCAAGGACGCAAGGCGCAACAAATGGGCAGCATTACGCTTGTTCACCGAACCCCGGCAGGCGGCCATGAAGGCGGCCATCCAGCGCCATTGTTGGGGGTCCAGCCGTGGGCGCAGCTTCAACGGCGAGTCACCGCGCAGCAACCAGCCAAGCGCCTGCAGCGGCACGCCGGCATCCGCCAACGGCGCCACATAGCGATAGGACAGCTGCCCGCCATTGGCGAAGCTGGTTTCGCTGGCCAAGCTGTCGCGGGCGTCGATCAGCGTCACTTCATGGCCGGCACGCACCAAGGCATAAGCGCTCGCCAAGCCGATAACTCCACCGCCGATGATACAAACCTGCCTGGCCATCCTCGCCTCCCGCCTACGATTAAGAGCGCTCAGCGTAGAGCCAGGTGACAGGCCACCGACAATGAATAAAGATGGCTCACCTATAAACA
This region of Pseudomonas sp. MUP55 genomic DNA includes:
- a CDS encoding adenosylmethionine--8-amino-7-oxononanoate transaminase; amino-acid sequence: MGLNNQWMQRDLAVVWHPCTQMKDHQQLPLVPIKRGEGVWLEDFEGKRYLDAVSSWWVNVFGHANPRINQRIKDQVDQLEHVILAGFSHQPVIELSERLVAMTPEGLTRCFYADNGSSCIEVALKMSFHYWLNRGLPDKKRFVTLTNSYHGETIAAMSVGDVPLFTETYKALLLDTLKVPSPDCYLRPEGVSWEEHSRTMFLAMEQTLAEHHDSVAAVIVEPLIQGAGGMRMYHPVYLKLLREACDRYGVHLIHDEIAVGFGRTGSMFACEQAGIRPDFLCLSKALTGGYLPLAAVVTTDDVYNAFYDDYPTLRAFLHSHSYTGNPLACAAALATLDIFEEDNVIENNKALAQRMASATAHLVDHPHVSEVRQTGMVLAIEMVQDKATKAPYPWQERRGLKVFEHALERGALLRPLGSVVYFLPPYVITPEQIDFLAEVASEGIDIATNSKVSVAVPKDFHPGFRDPG
- a CDS encoding cytochrome b; protein product: MQLRNSPARYGWVSMVLHWGVALVVFGLFALGLWMVGLDYYSAWRKDAPDLHKSIGITLFAVMLVRIVWRLISPPPAPLASYSRLTRIGAKFGHVFLYLGLFAVMIAGYLISTADGVGIPVFGLFEIPALVSGLPDQADTAGWIHLYLAWVLVVFAGLHGVAALKHHFIDRDVTLTRMLGRKA
- a CDS encoding YceI family protein translates to MLKKTLAALAIGSALLSAGSAMAADYKIDKEGQHAFIDWKISHLGYSYIHGTFKDWDGTFSWDSAKPEASKIAVDVKTASLWSNHAERDKHIASKDFLDVAKFADAKFVSTAVKSTGDKTADVTGDLTFHGVTKPVTFKATFNGEGKDPWGGERAGFNAKTTIDLNDFGVKGPGPTSQTVDLDISLEGVKQK
- a CDS encoding transporter substrate-binding domain-containing protein: MKTILLTGCTLGLLFGAQAQATQVPQDGTLGKIASTRSITLGYRDASVPFSYVADSSGKPMGYSVDLANRIVARIQEKTGVADLKVNYNLVTSQTRIPLVQNGTVDLECGSTGVTAERQQQVAFSYGFIYVKGQLLTARDSGIQGFDDLKGKNVVTTAGTTNERFLKRYNAEHKADMFVISAKDHGEAFKMLETGRAAAFYMDDALLYGERAKAKDPHNWVVVGQEQSREIYSCMVRKDDPQFLAVVNETLAELYRSGEINGIYQRWFEQPIPPKGLNLEFPMTSELKAIIANPVSDPVE
- a CDS encoding D-amino acid dehydrogenase — its product is MSALNRRREARMARQVCIIGGGVIGLASAYALVRAGHEVTLIDARDSLASETSFANGGQLSYRYVAPLADAGVPLQALGWLLRGDSPLKLRPRLDPQQWRWMAAFMAACRGSVNKRNAAHLLRLASLSQATLQQWREDDRLEGFDWRRNGKLVTFRNAATFEQARSKVTDVLQQQVLSTRDCALLEPTLAAADFVGGIYTPNEEVADCHAFCQRLAARLEASGRCRFMLGRKVTGLRHVDGAVQAIELGHEVMSVAHVVLAAGHRSAALGLPGLALPLYPLKGYSLSVPIGAEHRAPNLSITDYDRKIVYARIGEQLRVAAMVDIVGFDAGLEPKRLALIKRQALETFPLAGDYAHAVEWAGMRPATPTGVPLIGASRYRNLWLNLGHGALGFTLACGSGQLLAELIDQRTPSIDLQGLTPRAA
- a CDS encoding 16S rRNA (uracil(1498)-N(3))-methyltransferase, with amino-acid sequence MRLSRFFTDTPLSLGDHELPEAQAHYISRVLRMVEGDAVQLFDGSGQEFLGQLLEVGKKRVTVQLTESFKGQTESPLHIHLGQGLSRGERMDWAIQKATELGVNAITPIFSERCEVRLKDERADKRLLHWRQVAISACEQCGRSTVPVIHPPLLLADWLKQAEADLKLVLHPVAEPMVSHARPASLAFLIGPEGGLTDGEVATAQAAGFHAARLGPRVLRTETAPVVALAVAQQLWGDF
- a CDS encoding DEAD/DEAH box helicase — protein: MSFASLGLSEALVRAIEAAGYTEPTPVQQRAIPAVLQGRDLMVAAQTGTGKTGGFALPILERLFPNGHPDKSQRHGPRQPRVLVLTPTRELAAQVHDSFKLYARDLKFVSACIFGGVGMNPQVQAMSRGVDVLVACPGRLLDLCGQGSVDLSHVEILVLDEADRMLDMGFVHDVKKVLARLPAKRQNLLFSATFSQDITALAGKLLHNPERIEVTPPNTTVERIEQRVFRLPASHKRSLLAHLITHGAWEQVLVFTRTKHGANRLAEYLDKHGLTAVAIHGNKSQNARTKALADFKAGTVRILVATDIAARGLDIDQLPHVVNFELPNVDEDYVHRIGRTGRAGRSGEAISLVAPDEEKLLKSIERMTKQKIADGDLMGFDASTVEAEKPEARERPDVRNPRNPRGPKGDGPNGGGGRRDKGKDKGKEKSATSSRGERPAREQKPREGTPAREQRQPSQPPRAAADRAPDEFLDDDVDNFGNRVDYVPQAKPAQGRGRRPGAPAQGTGAGAPRGGQPQGARQNGPRNSSGGTTGTPPAKRNGPRSGAPRDGQARREDSRSNNRRPARDEQPRSSEPAVQNPRGGPAPKIIHKESKADRFPTPEQLDQLPGRPRGEKPALLTRNR